A segment of the Ipomoea triloba cultivar NCNSP0323 chromosome 1, ASM357664v1 genome:
CTTAAGGTCAGATTGAGATAGTTTGGATATAGATTGAGATCGAGAATTACCGTTTTCAGTAATCATGACGAGAGGGTTCCCATATTTATCCTTGATGTAATTCATTAGGCTTCTTATCCCACGAGGAACTATGTACAACCATACTGAATTAGCCTGCAAAGTAGTCCAGTCCACCATtagaatcagaatcagaatcagTTCAACAATGGTACTAAACTATCCACCTAACTAACTAACGTTGTTCACATTATACTTACCCTATTTGCAATTGGTATCAGACCTCTGAATGCTGGGAatgaaaaaaagaatgaaataaCATTAAAAACCATAACCCTACGATCCAAGTGATTGGATCTAGCTAGTTCGATTGTTTTAAGGAAGTACATACGGAGAGTAACGGCGCCGGAGTCTGCAGTCGTGTCATTGAGGAATATACCGATGATGTTGGTCTTGTTGTCGGTAACATACCATGTTGTATAGTGATTTATACCCACGAAATCATAAGATCCCTTCACAAGAGCCGACTCGGCTGCAGAAAATTTAGGCAATCGATCGCCTACCCTGCTTCTCATCGACCTAGGATAATCCCCAGTAATCACAGGCTCAAGAAACCTGCATCATTACATTCAATAGGTTAGGATCAATTGCATATGATATCACTACACCAAAAACTACAATTTCCTTATATACAATCAGTACTAATTTTCAAGAGACAGGCTGTTGGACTTTTCTATCTAACATTTCTCTAGTCACTAATTGCTGGACTTAACACATGAGTTCGGAATGGAATGTATTATGtgagaattaattaattaccagcCTAAGTAAAAGTCGAGCGCTCGGTGTTTTGCATCAATGTCTGCTCTGGATTTTGACATGGGCTCATACCAGAAACTATCGATTGTTATCGCGATTCTCCCACGTTGTTTTGGCTGCAAATTAAAACAGTCCACCCTGTTCTAATTACAACCCAAATAATCCACCGTGATTAATGAGAATAAAATAAGAAtggtgttttaatttaattttacctggtatttcCTTTTGTAGATATCCACTGCGGTGGCGTGAGAAAGGAGCAAATTGTGAGCCACAATGTAGGGCTCGGTTGCAGAGTTCCCAGCCTGGCAAAACGTATGAAGGATGATGCTGCACCGCCCTGGCGCTTGAAGCCCCACATCATACCCCTGGATTGTAACCGTATGTGGCTCGTTTATGGTGATCCAGTTCTTCACTCTGTCACCGAATTTCTGGAAACAAATCTCTGCGTATGCTGCAAAATCCTTGCtgaaaattttatctaatcactTATGCttcgtctcaactaaaagtttctGACTCTGAATTAGTTATAGATGGAAAATTTTACATGATTTGTCGGTCCAGCCACCCATTGTATTTATCTTCCAGTGCCTGAGGAAGGTCCCAATGGTAAAGTGTCACATACGGTTCAATACCTGCATACacacaacattattattatcacccaaaaaaacaaacCAGACAATATTCATGAGGGAAACACTTTAGAGTTTATACAAATTGAAGACAAAAAGAATCACCCTTTGCCAGTAAAGCATTAATGAGTTTGTTGTAGTGATCAATCCCAGCTTGATTCACTTCTCCGGCTCCatctaaaattacaaatctcACAAATCAAAACTTTCTGACTTGCTAAGTAACATGGTACACAGACGTCAATATGTATTTATGTGATTGAATTGACGTTCAAATCTCTAATCATTATCTACATTAACATATTAgggatataaaataaatatcatataataatattctccaattttctatatgtatacatatttttGAAAGAGAACATACTGGGGAAAATTCTTGACCATGCAATAGAAAATCTATAGGCATCCATTCCCATGTCCTTCATCAGTTGAACATCTTCCTGTTTGTGAGTTAGAACAAatttaaagacaaaaaataaaattaaattaattataggGTTTATTTGCAGCTTTGCAGGTCAAAAGTTATTCAAGAAATATGGAAAATGTCAAAattattcaagaaaaaaaataataatattgaattacTATATAGATAGTTTAAACTTACTGCATATCGATGATACTGATCTACTGCTATATCACCATTACTCGAATCAGCTATTTTCCCTGCAACATTAATACATACAAATTAGGTAATTTAGAAATGGTGCAACTAACATCGTATCAAGGTAAGGTTGAATTACAATAATTGAGTTCAAAGGCTACCAAAAGTATGCGAAAAAGTGTCCCATATAGTTGCCCCCCTCCCATCTTCCTTCACAGCTCCTTCAAactgtacatatataataatattattattatatcacaTCAGAAATAGTTAGGATTATCCCGTGACCAGCCAGATTAATTAGATTGATTGCCTTATCaggatattattatttattaattggaTGAAGACAAATGCAATAGAAAAAGTTATaatcattttgaatttttatcccttaattaaattaaaggtaattaatattttttggttGACCAACCATTACAATTAGGTTCACACCAGTCTCACGtgtctcaatctgtgagacaggtcgggtcaaCATAATTTGGATCATAAAAATCAACCAAAGATTAATTCATAATATTAGCTATAACCCAAATTAtgttgacccgacccgtccAACGGATTAAAACCCGTGAGACAATCTCACACCAGTTTTTGCCTTACAATTAAACAAAAGTTGATGAaatattatataacaacttgtgatttgatggtATCATTGTTGCTTTACACAAGGAAGTTGgaatgtactcaaaaaaaaaaaaaacaaaacttaacTGAATAGGTCCAACTCAATAAATTTGGCAAATACAGCCCACAACAATGACCCGAACCCAATATCCCAGTCTAATAAATATGCACATCAAGCATTGATAAGTTGATGGTTATAAATAGCAAGTTTATGATGAAACTCAACCAACGCAACGCTCTAAAACTAGCCAGTAAGGTCACACCGTGACAGTTGTAGACAGGTCAAAGGGCATAAGAATAGGGATTGTGTGACTCTGTCTGTCTCTGTGCATAACGGAATGGTGTGTTTAGAAGAAGATGGTAGTTGCCTAGTTGGGAGTGAGAAAATGACCCACCCGCAAGGTATCGAAGCATCCTTAATCTTGTTGCCTTTTCTGTTTTTTGGATGGACCGCTACCTTAGCTTTATTGTTTGCCTAATTTCCTCATATCATAACTTCATTTTTAATGCAAATAACAGCTTTTTAGCCCTTTTATATGCTTTTCATCAGTATGTATCAAAATgggtaataaattaattttgcgAGTGCTGAATATTATtagtatgtattttttatttaagctAATAAATTATAGACTAATTAATTCGATCTTTAACTAATTACGATCACAAAACCAGTTTCACTCATAACACACATTTATGAGTTTTTCCGTATCAAAACTCTCAGCTCAAACATAAAAGAACACAcaaaaaagaggggaaaaacaaaaaacgaaTGAGTGATAgatggaaagaaagaaagatgtggATGAGAATTGAGTGGAGGGagagaaagaaaattaaattaaagggcAAACCTGATATGCAGAAGAGGCAGTTCCAAAAACAAAGCCTTTGGGGAAACTTGCTCTGTTGATATCCTGAGCCCCACAGATTTCCAACCCCACAACGGCAACAACAAACACTAGAGCTTTTAATGATGGAGGAGAGAAAACAATAATGTCTTTCCTCAGCAACATGGTTTTAAGATCAAGAAAGTCTGAGATCGAGCTGAGAATCCAAGAATAATGAAGAGAATTGatgaatgtatcgagtttgttGGGGACTCTGTCAAACTCTCATCattcacacatacatatacacaatcATCAAGATCTGTATGATAAATCTATAAGCACCAAAAGGGTTTATATAATAATGGGAGATTGAAAGAAAAGGTGGAATGGAAGATAAGATGATGAGAGAGATGGAATTAGAATTGGATGTATGTTGATTGTTGAGTGAAGCAAAATATGCATATGCAGTGTGGAATGAGCAGAGGCGTTGGGGTGATGAATATGTTTATACTATAATACTACTTTTTATGCAAATGGCCTGGTTGCATATATACAACTACGTACAAAAATCCATTatgcatttcatttttcctttaaaaaaaaggcaaaaaacTTACTACtccttatattttttttctttgttgttgGTTTGCCCGATCTATCTAATTTGTACGTATGTATCAGCTGTATATATAGGCTTTTGCCGCGAAAGGTGCACATCgaacaaaattacaatttaatgAGGATCTTTTCCCCCTTTTATCTCATCCACCTTCTTCAACCAATTAATAAACTCACATTTCTAGGAAACATGTTTCCTGTTATATTATAAAGGTAATATGCGATTGTCCGAAAGATATGATTGAATGGGTCaagtatttttgtactaaaatgttacaagtttgattctgGTCAATATTCTCTCAATCCGTCTCATCTCGTAAAGTCTTTTTAATGTGGGATTCAATGTTCAGTGTGCACCTAAGTAATGACTACAAGTAGTTTTCcttgacaaaaagaaaaaagaaattaatttttaattttaatttttttttgaatatgatgacattttaaatttagttattAACTAATAATGTGATCTTAACTTTGACATAATTTGATATTTAGTCATTTAATTCattaccatttttttaaaaaaaaatatgatagttgaaaattaaattactatCTTGTTTGATAAGAATATGTCTACTATGCCATGTGTTCATACATTTTCTCTATTTTCAATtgtagaataattttttttacacttGTGCATtctttgcaatatatatatatagctttgtCCATGTACTCAGTATAACTCATGTGAAGGGTACGTAATGGACTAATATAATGGGTTTGAATCTCCCCATCATCCAATAAAAAGAGATTATGGTTCACATATTGCTTGGAACTTGTCACGTGAGAGGCATgttaagtataaaatatataaatataaatgtacagTATGTGAGTATGTAGTATAATTAGTAACATATTCTACGTATATGACAAAATTATGGAATTACCATTGAAATCAAAAGATAACATATGACCAAATTATTAGTTGgagattaaatataaaaatatcattatatcATAACCAATAATGTTACTATCTTAAATAGGATATATAGTAATGAATATGCACATAAAAACTAATTATAAAAGTACCAAcaactaaataaaaattaactcaTTTAAATATTAAGAGTTGACAATTGTTGATGAAAAAAATGCtctccttatttaaaaaaataaaaaaaataaaaaaatttaaccgATTTGAATATTAAGAGTTAAGAATTTGTTAGATGAAACAAAATACCCTCGATCTCTATTTCAAAGCAATTCAACACTTATTTTTCAACTTCATCTCTTACTTACTCTTTAGCATGGGGCTTCAAGTAATTTGTCTCTTCCGGGACGATAGTGGATGAGTGTGGTGCATTGCCATTGGGCTTCTTTATCTTTTTATTGGGTGGTTGATTGGAGGTGGTGGGTCAATATCTTGAATTGGCTCTCATAGCTAGTCATAGATAACtgctaaataagtaaataatcaTCATGTGATTGGCAGATATTGATGATAAATATGTTGGGAATGATTGCAATCTTCTGATTGTGTATATCTAGTGGATTGTGCCCAATCGTCAACCATTTTTCGCCATTTTCCCACCTGAGTTTCTTGGGAAATCATTCTCATTCTTGACTAGTATGTAGTGCTTTGTCCATTCTACTCCCTAGTCCCTAGCTACCtcctatatataaaacatactacctccgtcccaaaatggttgtttggttcgtttaacgagacttgattgaagtaatttttaatccaatttttcatattattaagtttagcattaatatataaaatttatatatttagaaattacattaaaaagtactattaaacaaaaaaaattaaatttaaaaataataaaaaattactgcagagaagaaagagttgatttgaccaatgaatagtaaataggacaggtaaaatgggacagagggagtatatgtTTGCATGCCGTGCTGCTCATTTGGACTGTTGTCAACTTTTCCCTTTTCCAATTCATTCTTTACCAGTTTTATTACCTGTACtcctaatttttaattaatgattaattatctTCATCTGAGTAAAATGATGATGACTTTAAGGCCATTCTGACAAAATGAGAAGTTGTGCAGTTAGTTCATTTCCTTGCGTATATAGGAGAAGATCGACTTAATTTGTTTTCACACTTATTCATTTGccttagtatttttattttagaatttatgaGTTTTATCAAATATACTCACCATATATAATTTGCTAAAATAACCATATGATTAAGGTTTCAATGGTTGGGGGGTACggtatatttgatatataaatcTTAGCTTATTCATActtccaataaataaataaataagacacAGCCAGTCAGTagcacattaaaattaaaagaaaaacattattaaatgaataGAATAgtattttactaattaattaagcttATGTACGTAAGTTCATTGCTTCACAAACCACTGCTATGCAAAGCTTGGAAGCAACGTAATAACTCACCAGCGTGTCTCTATATTAAAGCCTGCACTTCGCACTTTTGTCtatatatctaatataatttaaatcCAAAAGAAATTATATGTGTCAATTCAAgttatattcattatttttgtccgtatttttaaaactaataaatttatacaccaaattgaaaatgttgtacattataattacaaaatgtcTTCATTTTGTTATAACTCTATTAATCCCGTGTGCCATTGCTAATTAATGTTAGTCGGCAAGCTTTATTTTTATCCCCATGGCACACTTTTTGTTCTTTCCTCCTTCCCACCTACGTACATCTATGTTGTGTGTTTTGTAAAGTTTAggaaatataatgtttttttttcccttacaaacagtatataataattatttttagtgaTTAGCTTTCATGACTataatgcat
Coding sequences within it:
- the LOC116032166 gene encoding beta-glucosidase 6-like, producing the protein MLLRKDIIVFSPPSLKALVFVVAVVGLEICGAQDINRASFPKGFVFGTASSAYQFEGAVKEDGRGATIWDTFSHTFGKIADSSNGDIAVDQYHRYAEDVQLMKDMGMDAYRFSIAWSRIFPNGAGEVNQAGIDHYNKLINALLAKGIEPYVTLYHWDLPQALEDKYNGWLDRQIIKDFAAYAEICFQKFGDRVKNWITINEPHTVTIQGYDVGLQAPGRCSIILHTFCQAGNSATEPYIVAHNLLLSHATAVDIYKRKYQPKQRGRIAITIDSFWYEPMSKSRADIDAKHRALDFYLGWFLEPVITGDYPRSMRSRVGDRLPKFSAAESALVKGSYDFVGINHYTTWYVTDNKTNIIGIFLNDTTADSGAVTLPFRGLIPIANRANSVWLYIVPRGIRSLMNYIKDKYGNPLVMITENGMDDAKQDGLHDVKRMKYHNDYLTNLLAAIKEDGCNVKGYFAWSLLDNWEWIAGFSSRYGLYYVDYNDKLKRIPKDSVKWFKNFLTSATNP